One genomic segment of Ipomoea triloba cultivar NCNSP0323 chromosome 9, ASM357664v1 includes these proteins:
- the LOC116029745 gene encoding uncharacterized protein LOC116029745: MDYDGYTQFLIGEDPYVPGYAPDPPAPLSPQYSPPPAYPSTPSCIPVRNWQPTFLDNAQARHGFYPIEVLEGSAPLEFVVCYPYPWDPSLPEYWDEWSMLTQNDRLVKMPSRRNVPAGRDDATTVMDRMVLAMEQMAEFMMAQQAQNQNQGHPRVDFAKAIASRHPPNYAGENDPVVLEEWIRTFDKLLDAVNCPTNQRVSSAVYYLTKAADNWWATAGPELLQNPDFGWEEFKEELRGQFYTERIKGIKCEEFLRLKQKGETLQVYYDQYVELMRFAQDIVPDEASKARRFVRGLDWDVRRAIAPFMCSTLKETYNRASDQYQVYLDQQEVYGRNKRRADDKQRRFKVDDRKSNQGKFQPKQGEKRGGTDQGKQSACSRCGKSYPGENCQGVRIRCYKCGLLGHKFYECQTRVENLWNSSQNTRQGGGFNGSNDRKPAESENRGVNSPQGNRGRPANAATSSSDKGKLPMGESSTGNQGRIYVVNSAQAQLWPTSKLDLNVRTASGIVVACKDGYDNISIEIAGFNCPGNLIRFELEGIDVVLGIDWLDMYKAQIVCNERKDAEMEEPEINQIPVVREFPDVFPEDLTEMPPEREVEFTFDLAPGIAPIPKAPYRMASKEMEELKTQLAEELNRVIVKNRYPLPRIDDLFDQLKGAGVFSKIDLRSGYHQVRVVEQDIPKTAFRTRYGHYEFAVMPFGVTNAPGTFMDLMNRIFLPYLDKFIVVFIDDILVYSKTPEEHEEHLRIVLQMLREKNLFAKLSKCEFWRKEVAFLERSQFEAKKMAGVDQGL, encoded by the exons atggactatgatgGCTACACACAATTCTTGATAGGCGAAGACCCCTACGTTCCTGGCTACGCTCCTGATCCTCCTGCTCCTCTTTCTCCGCAGTATAGTCCTCCCCCAGCTTATCCATCTACACCCTCTTGCATTCCGGTTCGCAACTGGCAGCCGACTTTTCTGGATAATGCCCAAGCTAggcatgggttttatcccatagaggtgttagaggggagtgcTCCCCTGGAGTTCGTCGTCTGTtatccctacccgtgggaccccAGTCTTCCGGagtattgggatgagtggtctatg CTAACTCAAAACGATCGTTTAGTGAAAATGCCGTCAAGACGAAATGTACCTGCGGGACGTGACGACGCCACCACGGTAATGGATCGTATGGTattggcaatggaacagatggctgagtttatgatggctcagcagGCCCAGAATCAAAATCAGGGACACCCTCGGGTTGACTTTGCTAAAGCTATAGCAAGTAGACACCCACCGAATTATGCGGGGGAAAATGACCCAGTGGTTTTGGAAGAATGGATACGGACATTTGATAAACTGCTTGACGCAGTAAATTGCCCGACGAATCAACGAGTATCTTCTGCGGTGTATTACTTGACAAAAGCCGCAGATAACTGGTGGGCAACGGCTGGACCCGAACTCCTGCAaaacccagactttggctgggaggaattcaaggaggaATTGAGGGGACAATTTTACACGGAACgaattaagggaatcaagtgcgaAGAATTCTTGCGACTGAAGCAGAAAGGAGAAACTCTTCAGGTCTACTATGACCAGTATGTGGAGCTAATGAGGTTTGCTCAAGACATTGTGCCGGACGAGGCAAGCAAAGCAAGAAGATTTGTGCGAGGATTGGATTGGGACGTGAGAAGGGCAatcgcaccattcatgtgctccACTCTCAAGGAGACATATAATCGGGCATCGGATCagtaccaagtgtacctggatcaacaggaagTTTACGGCAGGAACAAAAGAAGAGCTGATGATAAACAGAGGAGATTCAAGGTGGATGATAGGAAGTCTAACCAAGGGAAATTTCAACCAAAGCAAGGAGAGAAGAGGGGAGGAACAGACCAAGGGAAACAGTCTGCTTGCAGCAGATGTGGAAAGAGCTATCCTGGAGAAAATTGCCAAGGGGTGAGAATAAGGTGCTACAAGTGTGGTCTCTTAGGACACAAATTCTATGAGTGCCAAACCAGGGTAGAAAACCTCTGGAACTCCTCGCAGAATACCAGACAAGGAGGAGGATTCAATGGGAGCAACGACCGGAAACCTGCAGAATCAGAAAACAGGGGAGTTAATTCTCCACAAGGGAACCGGGGAAGACCAGCGAACGCTGCTACAAGTTCGAGCGACAAAGGGAAGTTACcaatgggagaaagcagcacagGGAACCAAGGACGAATCTACGTCGTCAAcagcgctcaggctcag TTATGGCCTACTAGTAAGTTAGACTTAAATGTGAGAACTGCCTCGGGGATAGTAGTAGCTTGTAAGGATGGATATGACAACATTTCGATAGAAATTGCGGGATTCAATTGTCCCGGAAATCTTATTCGTTTTGAGTTAGAGGGCATCGATGTGGTACTTGGGATAGACTGGTTGGATATGTATAAGGCTCAAATTGTttgtaatgagcgaaag GATGCTGAGATGGAAGAACCTGAGATCAATCAAATCCCAGtagtgcgtgaatttcccgacgTGTTTCCAGAGgatctcacggaaatgccgccagagagggaagtggaattcacttTTGATCTCGCACCGGGAATCGCGCCAATCCCAAAAGCACCTTATCGTATGGCATCGAAAGAGATGGAAGAATTGAAGACTCAAttggcaga AGAACTCAATCGGGTCATAGTGAAGAACAggtacccattgcccaggatcgacgatctgttcgATCAATTGAAGGGAGCTGGAGtattttcaaagattgatttacggtcagggtatcaccaagtgcgagtcgtgGAGCAGGATATTCCCAAAACagcattccggactaggtatgggcactacgaatttGCCGTCATGCCTTTCGGAGTGACAAATGCACCAGggactttcatggacttgatgaacaggattttccttccatatctaGATAAGTTCATCGTTGTCTTTATAGACGATATCTTGGTTTACTCAAAAACACCAGAGGAACACGAAGAACATCTTAGGATAGTATTGCAAATGCTGAGGGAAAAGAATCTTTTTGCGAAACTATCTAAGTGTGAATTTTGGAGGAAGGAAGTAGCATTTcttg agaGATCTCAATTTGAGGCAAAGAAGATGGCTGGAGTTGATCAAGGATTATga
- the LOC116029746 gene encoding LOW QUALITY PROTEIN: uncharacterized protein LOC116029746 (The sequence of the model RefSeq protein was modified relative to this genomic sequence to represent the inferred CDS: inserted 2 bases in 1 codon; substituted 1 base at 1 genomic stop codon) yields the protein MSGPSENDEQELSLDMRLMMRAMKGQFAKMTNAIEGLNGRIERMEGDRRPNHQNEGQNERENERVNVRVNERRDEGNTSEEDRGEEYDRRRRRDNRGYRRDRDEEDDDIRNINAPIPNFMGKRNPDVYLEWERKVDRIFDCHNYSERKKLKMVILEFSDFATLWWDKEVLDRRRSGDREVRSWREMKVLMRKKWVPASYQRELHQQLQELVQGRMSVAEYDHEEQKLLAKLGIAEDPETTISRFIKGLNWDIQDEIEMCDYLDYEEVVQKAIQVEKKLKKKKTKGSELEVKXKEVKGDFKPKGEASKSINKGKDKVDVATNRTRNTKCFKCQDRGHIAKDCPNKRNVILLDSGEFETNLESEEESRAPSGSEDEILSPAEGDMLMVRRLLNLQAKGEEEQNIFHTRCHIHNKVCKLIIDGGSCTNVASTELVTKLRLNTIEHPMPYSLQWLNKNGEIKVDKQVLVPLSIGRYTDEILCDVVPMQAAHVLLGRPWQFDKKTIHEDVFPKEIPGGLPPMRGIEHQIELIPGAPIPNRHAYRCNPEETKEIQKQVDELMEKGQIRESLSPSVVPVLLVPKKDGSWRFIISANGIEADSAKVQAISEWPTPMTVSEVRSFHGLASFYRRFVKDFSTIAAPLPEVIKKNVGFEXGEKQELAFKILKEKLSSAPVLALPNFEATFELDCDAWGVRIGAVLMQGGKPIAYFSEKLNGAALNYPTYDKEFFALFRALEHWEHYLRPKEFVIHTDHESLKYLKGQSKLNRRHAKWVEYIESFPYVIQYKHGKDNVVADALSRRYSLLCIPCCSMRFKENRLCIPCCSMRKLLIKEAHGGSLMGHYGIHKTLDILHEHFFWPKMRKDVNKMCDRCIICKRAKSTSQPHGLYHPLPVAEHPWVDLSMDFVLGLPRTKKGHDSIFVVVDRFSKMAHFIPCHKSDDACNVATLFFKEIVRLHGMPKTIVSDRDVKFLSYFWKTLWGKLGTKLLFSTTCHPQTDGQIEVVNRTLGTLLRVLIKKNLKSWEELLPIAEFSYNRHTHNTTGFSPFEVVYGFNPLTPLDLMPYPVNEDFVWVHMRKERFLSQRKSKLLPRGDGPFRALTRLNNNAYTLELPSGYGISFTFNVADLSPCPASEIDSWTNLSKGGGDVEDNYEDDKENSPLILEDYEDDKENSPLILEGHEDDKENSPLILEGLMTRAKAQIFHEAMSGLIKGICQANQKYVDGVELKVVHLIHTI from the exons ATGTCGGGTCCTAGTGAGAATGATGAGCAAGAATTAAGTCTTGACATGCGCCTTATGATGAGAGCCATGAAGGGACAATTTGCTAAAATGACAAATGCGATTGAGGGGTTGAATGGTCGAATAGAAAGAATGGAGGGAGATAGGAGACCGAATCATCAAAATGAAGGTCAAAATGAGAGGGAAAATGAGAGGGTGAATGTGAGAGTTAATGAGAGAAGAGATGAAGGCAATACAAGTGAGGAAGATAGGGGAGAAGAATATGATAGGAGAAGAAGGAGAGATAATAGAGGATATAGGAGGGATAGagatgaggaagatgatgacATTAGGAACATTAACGCACCTATTCCTAACTTTATGGGTAAGAGAAATCCTGATGTTTATTTAGAATGGGAGAGGAAGGTAGACAGAATTTTTGATTGCCATAACTACTCTGAAAGGAAAAAACTTAAGATGGTGATACTAGAATTTAGTGATTTTGCTACTCTTTGGTGGGATAAAGAGGTGTTGGATAGGAGAAGGAGTGGGGATAGAGAGGTAAGGAGTTGGAGAGAAATGAAGGTGTTGATGAGAAAGAAATGGGTCCCTGCTTCATACCAACGAGAATTACATCAACAGCTACAAGAACTTGTACAAGGTAGAATGTCTGTAGCTGAGTATGACCATGAGGAGCAGAAACTCTTGGCAAAGCTTGGAATTGCAGAAGATCCTGAAACTACTATTTCTAGGTTTATCAAGGGGTTGAATTGGGACATccaagatgaaattgaaatgtGTGACTATTTGGATTATGAAGAGGTGGTTCAAAAAGCCATCCAAGTAGAAAAGaaacttaagaaaaaaaaaactaagggcTCAGAACTGGAGGTCAA TAAAGAAGTGAAAGGGGACTTCAAGCCCAAAGGAGAAGCGAGCAAGTCTATTAACAAGGGCAAGGACAAAGTTGATGTTGCTACCAACCGTACGAGAAACACCAAATGTTTTAAATGCCAAGATAGAGGCCACATAGCTAAAGATTGTCCTAACAAAAGAAATGTTATTTTGCTTGATTCAGGGGAATTTGAGACTAATCTAGAATCTGAGGAGGAATCTAGAGCTCCTAGTGGAAGTGAAGATGAAATTCTAAGCCCCGCTGAAGGAGATATGTTGATGGTGAGAAGATTGTTAAACTTGCAAGCTAAAGGTGAAGAAGAGCAAAACATATTTCACACTAGATGTCACATTCATAACAAAGTGTGTAAGCTTATAATTGACGGGGGCAGTTGTACTAATGTAGCTAGTACTGAGCTAGTTACAAAGCTAAGATTGAATACAATTGAGCACCCTATGCCATACTCTCTACAATGGCTAAACAAAAATGGAGAAATCAAGGTTGACAAACAGGTGTTAGTTCCGCTCTCCATTGGAAGGTATACCGATGAGATTTTATGTGATGTAGTTCCCATGCAGGCTGCACATGTGCTCTTGGGGAGGCCTTGGCAATTTGATAAGAAGACCATCCATGAAG ATGTATTTCCAAAAGAGATTCCAG GTGGCTTACCTCCTATGAGAGGAATAGAGCAccaaatagagttaatacctgGGGCTCCTATTCCAAATAGACATGCTTACAGATGCAACCCCgaagaaactaaagaaattcaaaaacaaGTGGATGAGTTGATGGAAAAAGGACAAATAAGGGAGAGCTTAAGTCCTAGTGTTGTACCAGTATTGCTAGTGCCCAAAAAGGATGGGTCATGGAGG TTTATTATTAGTGCCAATGGAATTGAAGCAGATAGTGCCAAAGTCCAAGCTATTAGTGAATGGCCAACACCAATGACAGTTAGTGAGGTGCGTAGCTTTCATGGCTTAGCAAGTTTTTATCGCCGATTTGTGAAAGATTTTAGCACCATTGCTGCACCACTACCAgaggtgattaaaaaaaatgttggttttGAATGAGGTGAAAAACAAGAGCTAGCTTTTAAAATACTGAAAGAAAAATTAAGCTCTGCACCTGTTCTTGCCTTGCCTAATTTTGAGGCAACTTTTGAATTGGATTGTGATGCGTGGGGAGTTAGAATTGGAGCTGTCCTAATGCAAGGTGGCAAGCCTATTGCATATTTCAGTGAAAAACTGAACGGGGCCGCTCTTAATTACCCGACATATGACAAAGAGTTCTTTGCTCTTTTTAGAGCTTTGGAACACTGGGAACATTACTTAAGGCCTAAAGAGTTTGTAATCCATACTGACCATGAATCTTTGAAGTATCTTAAAGGTCAAAGCAAACTCAATAGGCGCCATGCTAAATGGGTTGAATACATTGAATCTTTTCCATATGTTATTCAATACAAGCATGGTAAAGATAACGTGGTGGCTGATGCTTTGTCTCGTAGATATTCTTT ATTGTGTATTCCTTGTTGTTCTATGCGATTTAAAGAAAATAGATTGTGTATTCCTTGTTGTTCTATGCGAAAACTTCTAATTAAAGAAGCCCATGGGGGAAGTTTGATGGGTCATTATGGCATTCATAAAACTTTGGATATTTTGCATGAACACTTCTTTTGGCCAAAAATGAGAAAGGATGTAAATAAAATGTGTGATAGATGTATTATTTGCAAAAGGGCTAAGTCTACAAGTCAACCGCATGGGTTATATCATCCTTTGCCTGTCGCTGAACATCCTTGGGTTGATTTATCCATGGACTTTGTTTTAGGGCTACCGAGAACCAAAAAAGGCCATGATTCAATTTTTGTGGTTGTTGATAGGTTTTCAAAGATGGCACATTTCATTCCTTGCCATAAATCTGATGATGCTTGCAATGTTGCTACATTATTTTTCAAAGAGATTGTTCGTTTGCATGGGATGCCTAAAACCATTGTTTCTG ACAGGGATGTAAAATTTTTGAGCTATTTCTGGAAAACTCTTTGGGGTAAGCTTGGTACTAAGTTGTTGTTTTCTACTAC ATGTCACCCGCAAACTGACGGGCAAATTGAAGTTGTCAATAGAACTCTAGGAACTTTGCTTcgagttttaattaaaaagaatttgaaaagtTGGGAAGAATTGCTGCCTATTGctgaattttcctataacaggCACACACACAACACTACAGGTTTTTCCCCTTTTGAGGTGGTTTATGGGTTTAATCCCTTAACTCCACTTGATTTGATGCCATATCCGGTGAACGA GGACTTCGTATGGGTCCATATGCGAAAAGAGCGGTTTCTTTCCCAAAGAAAATCTAAGTTGCTACCCCGTGGCGATGGACCGTTTCGTGCGCTTACTAGGCTCAACAACAATGCTTATACATTAGAATTGCCAAGTGGGTATGGGATTAGTTTTACCTTTAATGTTGCGGATTTATCTCCTTGTCCTGCTAGCGAAATTGATTCGTGGACGAATCTTTCTAAGGGGGGAGGAGATGTTGAGGACAACTATGAGGATGACAAAGAAAATAGTCCTTTGATCTTGGAGGACTATGAGGATGACAAAGAAAATAGTCCTTTGATCTTGGAGGGTCATGAGGATGACAAAGAAAATAGTCCTTTGATCTTGGAGGGTCTAATGACGAGAGCAAAGGCGCAGATATTTCATGAAGCTATGAGTGGCCTTATTAAAGGAATATGTCAAGCTAATCAAAAATATGTAGATGGAGTTGAGTTGAAGGTGGTCCATCTGATTCACAcaatttga